The following coding sequences are from one Arthrobacter crystallopoietes window:
- a CDS encoding cation:dicarboxylate symporter family transporter, with protein MASTLKVPQTEPKPKKDKKDKTHFLYIAVIVAVVLGAVLGLVAPDFAQSLKPIGTAFIGLIKMMIAPVIFCTIVLGVGSIAKAATVGKVGGMALGYFMLMSTFALGLGLVVGNLIHPGEGLDISGTGYEVEATESHGTVDFLLGIIPTTLLSSLTVGNILQTLFIALIVGFALQKMGPAGKPILRGIGHIQTLVFRILIMVMWLAPVGAFGAIAAVVGATGVQAIISMATLMIGFYITCVLFIAVVLGLILKLCTGVNIFKLMKYLGREYLLIFSTSSSEAALPRLIAKMEHLGVSKPVVGVTVPTGYSFNLDGTAIYLTMASLFVATAMGTPLELGEQISLLVFMIIASKGAAGVTGAGLATLAGGLQSHRPDLVDGVGLIVGIDRFMSEARALTNFTGNAVATVLIGTWTKEIDRPRVDEVLGGRLPFDEATMNADHVSEETAEDLPERVREAAEPARDTELAASRQ; from the coding sequence ATGGCATCGACGCTGAAGGTTCCCCAGACTGAGCCAAAGCCCAAAAAGGACAAGAAGGATAAAACGCACTTTCTCTACATCGCGGTAATCGTAGCCGTTGTGCTCGGTGCCGTGCTCGGTTTGGTCGCCCCCGACTTTGCCCAGTCGCTCAAGCCCATCGGCACCGCGTTCATCGGGCTGATCAAGATGATGATCGCCCCGGTCATCTTCTGCACCATTGTGCTCGGCGTCGGTTCGATCGCCAAAGCCGCTACGGTCGGCAAAGTCGGCGGGATGGCGTTGGGCTACTTCATGCTCATGTCCACCTTTGCCTTGGGCCTCGGCCTGGTTGTCGGCAACCTGATCCATCCGGGCGAGGGCCTGGACATTTCGGGCACCGGCTACGAGGTGGAAGCCACCGAGAGCCACGGCACCGTGGACTTCCTGCTGGGGATCATCCCCACGACCCTGCTGTCCTCGCTGACGGTAGGCAACATCCTGCAGACCCTGTTCATCGCGTTGATCGTCGGTTTCGCGCTGCAGAAGATGGGCCCGGCAGGCAAGCCGATCCTGCGCGGCATCGGACACATCCAGACGCTCGTGTTCCGCATCCTCATCATGGTCATGTGGCTGGCTCCGGTCGGTGCCTTCGGCGCCATTGCTGCAGTGGTCGGCGCCACCGGCGTCCAGGCCATCATCAGCATGGCCACCCTCATGATCGGCTTCTACATCACATGTGTCCTCTTCATTGCCGTGGTGCTGGGCCTGATCCTGAAGCTCTGCACCGGGGTCAATATCTTCAAGCTGATGAAGTACCTCGGCCGCGAGTACCTGCTGATCTTCTCCACTTCGTCTTCCGAGGCCGCGCTGCCCCGCCTGATCGCAAAGATGGAACACCTGGGCGTTTCCAAGCCGGTGGTCGGCGTGACGGTTCCGACCGGCTACTCCTTCAACCTGGACGGCACCGCCATCTACCTGACCATGGCATCGCTCTTTGTGGCTACGGCAATGGGCACGCCGCTTGAACTCGGGGAGCAGATCTCGCTGCTGGTCTTCATGATCATCGCCTCCAAGGGTGCCGCCGGTGTCACCGGTGCCGGCCTCGCCACCCTGGCCGGCGGTCTGCAGAGCCACCGGCCGGACCTGGTCGACGGCGTGGGTCTCATCGTCGGCATCGACCGCTTCATGTCCGAAGCCCGCGCCCTGACCAATTTCACCGGCAACGCGGTGGCTACGGTGCTGATCGGCACGTGGACCAAGGAAATCGACCGTCCCCGCGTGGACGAAGTCCTGGGCGGGCGGCTTCCCTTCGATGAAGCGACGATGAATGCCGACCACGTGTCGGAAGAAACCGCCGAGGACCTTCCGGAACGAGTCCGCGAGGCAGCGGAACCGGCACGCGACACAGAGCTCGCCGCCTCCCGCCAGTAG
- a CDS encoding ParA family protein: MSSEQGSTTLQEAEDAVMGPTGRPLTEFPEPSVLTSHGPARIIAMVNQKGGVGKTTSTINLGAALAEAGRRVLLVDFDPQGALSAGLGTNPHELDLTVYNVLMDRKADIQEAIQSTEFENIDLLPANIDLSAAEVQLVNEVAREQVLDRALRKVEDDYDVILIDCQPSLGLLTVNALTAAHGVIIPLICEFFALRAVALLVETIEKVQDRLNPRLQIDGVLATMYDARTLHSREVIGRLLEAFGDKVFETVIKRTIKFADATVAAEPITTYAGNHAGAGAYRQLARELIARGGAP; this comes from the coding sequence GTGAGTAGCGAACAGGGTTCGACGACTCTGCAGGAAGCGGAAGACGCGGTCATGGGCCCCACCGGCCGGCCGCTCACTGAATTTCCCGAGCCGTCCGTGCTGACTTCACACGGACCCGCCCGGATCATTGCCATGGTCAACCAGAAGGGCGGCGTCGGCAAGACCACGTCGACCATCAATCTGGGTGCCGCGCTGGCCGAGGCCGGGAGGCGTGTCCTGCTGGTGGATTTCGATCCCCAGGGAGCCCTTTCCGCAGGACTGGGCACCAATCCGCATGAACTGGACCTCACGGTTTACAACGTCCTGATGGACCGCAAGGCGGACATCCAGGAGGCCATCCAGAGCACCGAGTTCGAAAACATTGATCTCCTGCCGGCCAACATCGACCTCTCCGCGGCGGAAGTCCAGTTGGTCAACGAGGTCGCCCGCGAACAGGTGCTGGACCGGGCGCTGCGCAAGGTCGAAGACGATTACGACGTCATCCTGATCGACTGCCAGCCCTCGCTGGGCCTGCTCACCGTCAACGCCCTTACCGCTGCCCACGGCGTGATCATCCCGCTGATCTGCGAGTTCTTCGCCCTGCGGGCTGTGGCACTGCTGGTGGAGACCATCGAGAAGGTGCAGGACCGGCTCAACCCGCGCCTGCAGATCGACGGCGTGCTCGCCACCATGTACGACGCCCGCACCCTGCATAGTCGCGAAGTTATCGGCCGGCTGCTGGAGGCCTTTGGCGACAAGGTCTTCGAGACCGTCATCAAGCGCACCATCAAATTTGCCGACGCCACGGTGGCCGCGGAGCCGATCACCACCTATGCCGGTAACCACGCGGGGGCCGGGGCCTACCGCCAGCTGGCCAGGGAGCTGATCGCCCGCGGCGGCGCACCCTGA
- a CDS encoding segregation and condensation protein A — MTDAGPAAEAPTEPQAEGRPGFEVRLDNFTGPFDLLLGLISKHEMDITEVALARVTDEFISYIRRLQDSGQDWALDEASEFLVIGATLLDLKAARLLPTGEVEDDEDIALLEARDLLFARLLQYKAFKQIAAMMGRRLEEEAARYPRQVSLEPQFAALLPELIWRTSLADFAKLAAKALEPKAPKPTEVGLAHLHAPAVSVKEQAAIIADRLQDGGPLSFQALTADAADTAVVVARFLALLEMFRDTVIAFEQASPLGELSVRWTGPDRDWSTERLSEEYEDVPMPAAVPGDGPGPAEAGEEGQDD, encoded by the coding sequence ATGACTGATGCGGGACCGGCGGCGGAAGCGCCGACGGAACCGCAGGCCGAGGGCCGCCCCGGTTTCGAAGTCCGGCTGGACAATTTCACCGGCCCTTTCGACCTGCTGTTGGGCCTCATTTCCAAACATGAGATGGATATCACCGAGGTCGCACTGGCCCGGGTCACGGACGAGTTCATTTCCTACATCCGGCGCCTGCAGGACTCCGGCCAGGACTGGGCGCTGGACGAAGCCAGCGAATTCCTCGTCATCGGCGCGACCTTGCTGGATCTCAAGGCAGCACGGTTGCTGCCCACTGGCGAAGTGGAAGATGACGAGGACATCGCCCTGCTCGAAGCCAGGGACCTGCTCTTTGCGCGACTGCTGCAGTACAAGGCATTCAAACAGATCGCAGCGATGATGGGCCGCCGGCTTGAGGAAGAAGCCGCCCGCTACCCGCGCCAGGTCAGCCTGGAGCCGCAGTTCGCCGCGCTGCTGCCGGAGTTAATCTGGCGGACGTCGCTGGCGGATTTCGCCAAACTTGCGGCCAAGGCACTGGAGCCGAAAGCGCCGAAGCCCACCGAGGTGGGGCTGGCGCACCTGCATGCTCCTGCCGTCAGCGTGAAGGAGCAGGCGGCCATCATCGCGGACCGTCTCCAAGATGGCGGGCCGCTGTCCTTCCAGGCACTGACCGCGGATGCTGCCGACACCGCCGTGGTGGTCGCGCGCTTCCTGGCCCTGCTGGAGATGTTCCGCGACACGGTCATCGCCTTTGAGCAGGCGTCGCCGCTGGGGGAGCTGAGCGTGCGCTGGACCGGACCCGACAGGGACTGGAGTACCGAACGGCTCAGCGAGGAATACGAAGATGTGCCGATGCCCGCGGCCGTCCCCGGGGACGGACCCGGGCCGGCCGAGGCCGGAGAGGAGGGGCAGGATGACTGA
- the scpB gene encoding SMC-Scp complex subunit ScpB, whose product MTDGADAAHLAADESGADLQALPGGPRAALEAVLMVIDEPATDVELATALGLPVAAVRTLLKELQRDYDGGGSPDGAPRGFELRSIAGGWRIFSRSDFADIVSGFILEGQTARLTQAALETLAVIAYRQPVSRARVSAIRGVNVDSVVRTLVQRGLIEDAGTDPETGGLLYKTTSYFLERLGIGNVSELPKLAPHLPGLENLADIDDSDI is encoded by the coding sequence ATGACTGACGGAGCCGACGCCGCGCACCTGGCTGCAGACGAATCCGGCGCGGATCTCCAGGCCCTCCCCGGCGGACCTCGTGCCGCCCTCGAAGCGGTACTGATGGTCATCGATGAGCCGGCCACCGACGTCGAACTCGCCACCGCCCTGGGTTTGCCGGTAGCCGCCGTCCGGACGCTGCTGAAAGAGCTCCAAAGGGATTACGACGGCGGCGGCTCACCGGACGGTGCACCGCGGGGATTTGAACTGCGCAGCATTGCCGGCGGTTGGCGGATCTTCTCACGCAGTGATTTTGCCGACATCGTGTCCGGCTTCATTCTGGAGGGACAGACTGCCCGTTTGACCCAGGCCGCGCTGGAGACGCTGGCCGTCATTGCCTACCGCCAGCCGGTGTCCAGGGCCCGGGTTTCGGCCATCCGCGGAGTGAATGTGGACTCGGTGGTGCGGACCCTCGTCCAGCGTGGTCTGATTGAGGATGCGGGCACGGATCCGGAGACAGGAGGCCTCCTGTACAAGACCACCTCGTATTTTCTGGAAAGATTGGGTATAGGAAATGTTTCCGAGCTGCCCAAACTGGCACCGCATCTGCCGGGGCTGGAAAATTTGGCAGACATCGACGACTCCGATATCTAA